GACTCCCTTTAACACATGCATCAAGATTAGGGTTTTGGtaaatcaagaaaataattgaatccaagatataataaatacacaAAGAAAGAAACCTTGAGGTTGGTCCAACGCTAGCTTTCGTGGTGGTGTCTGTGAGAAAATTCCATGGCCTCTTCGCACTCATGACCATCTATATATGGAGAGATgaaagaaacaaatcaagaacgTTAGAAAACGTACAAGCAAATCTAACTATATCATATATggaagataataaaacaaacatgccttttgtttttcttccaGAAACTGAGAGACATTATCGACGCAAGATCTTTGGTTTGAAGGGGGCTCTATGAACTGGTATAATCCTCCTCGTCCTGGAGATGGGTTCGCAAGATTCATCTGCAAGATCATGaggcattaaaaaaaaattgttttgtaaaCTTATGCTCGTGTCATTACAAAACTACAGAGTGATTAGTCATGTTCactctttctctgtttttaccGTCTGATCATTCAGACAATACTGCTTCCTCTGAAAAACAGGCGCCGGAGGAATCATATCCATAGGGAAAGATCCGTTCGCAAAGTAAGACCACAGCGGCAAAGCAAAGTTTGGAGGCATCACCGTCGCAGGTGGTGGCCGGAAAATGGGAATAGTGGTGTAAAATAACGGCGAAGGAAGCTgtgtaggaggaggaggaggaggaggaagaaagaGAGTGTGCTCGGTTCTTGGTAatgataaagaagaagaagaagaatgttgAGTTACAAGAGAAGGAGATTTGTTCTCTTCTTCTAAACGGATCTTCTCGAGCTCGGCTACACCTGGTCCTCTTCGTCGTACTTTatctttcttctgttttttcGGACAAGAACCAAAGTACTCATCTTGTTTTTGTAAGTCTCTGTCTCCTCCATAGCTTCCACTGCTTATGTTACTACACATTTTCCTCTAGCTAAATTGAAGGGAGAGTGAATCTGAGATGAAACAGGATCTTTCTTGCGTGGgaatttaaagaaaattcaaaGTCTCCATGTTTTAAGCTTTCTTAAAGATCTCTCTTTCGAATGTACCATCTGGAGATAGAGAATCTTCATCGGTTTCCGTGATCTTCTCTCTGGAAAATATTGTGATTCTCCTCCACCTACACAgttttattattgttaaaatcgttttatttttctttttcttgaaacTTGCAATATTACTTGATGATCCTTATAGTTATTCATGTTTGACAGCTTGATCTCTTTATTTCTTAATTAACATTTTTACCAagatagattttattttattttatttgtgacCGGTGTGGAAAACAAAGTTCAACACATACATAATAAAAGTTTGAATAAACCTGTGTTTACCCATTAAAGATGTAATTTGTACTATATGTTCGGGTTTGGAACgatttttatttagatttttcttattatattcaCAAGTTTTATTCaagtgttttaatttttataataccTAAATTACTCTAAACATGGTAGAAACCCTCTAAACTACCCAAAtatgcaaatattcaaaagtgTCTggataataaaaaacaatttaaaattatataacttcttcaaaatacactaaaatatttaaattattattaaaatctgGGTTAAAAGGTGTATATTAATCCCAATTGTGGTATAGTTCTAGTATTACACTATTACTTAATATTTGAAGTATTTGGCTCTTAAGTCCCATTCATGTATTTTCTGAGAATTATATTAGATAAGTTTACTTTTTAGTAAGATTCAGATTTCTGGTTCAATTATAAGTGTTTAGGCCTAATTTATACAAATATCTTATTCCATGCTCATCTGGTTATTCAACTAAACTATGTGCCTTTTTGGAAAGATGAATcagatatgttttattaatttatattaagaGTAGGGGCCTTTgtgaaaattatatatgtagaaaatgaaaatttctaATTCAAGAAGCTGTCGAGAATCAGAAAACGTTAATGATTAATCGAAAATGTGGGATATTTATAATTCTGGaaaatgaaaattgaaaacttATATGGTCCCAAAAACAAAAGCGAGCAAACATATAATACAAGACCCACTTGTGAAATGTGATTTAATAAGTTCCTTGTCTTTTACTCTTCATTTTCTGTTAGAAGGGTTATAACTATCAATAAATTTATAGATTGGGAAAAAGTTATGCACCATGTTCTGTCGtaaagattttttatttgcttGGTCTTAATGCTCTATATATCTTATAGTTTCATAATAGGTTGACTACAAAAAAGTCATGATATACGTACATAATTTCTCCATTTGTAAATGAGATCTCATGGTCCCATATAATATCTGATCCGAAAAATAATTGAGTTAACTATATTTTTGCTAATTTCCCCTTTAATACGTAAATATCACAATAATGATGCATGCATCATTATTGTTCTTGCGTCATCTGTATcaaattgtttaataaattgACCTCCTACTTGTAAATGGCCGATACCCTACGATCCAACTCAAATCACGTACTCAATATTTTCAGAATTTATGATATAATTATAGAGAACATAACATTGTTATCCCTAGCTATGTTTTGTAAGTCGACAGCGTACGAACGCTGCGATACAAAGATGATTGAGTTTGTTAAtcctataatattttaattgatcaGTAACCAATCATCtgaaattttggttttgattcccACGTTAGAGGATCAACTGTAATCAGGATTCGATAATGCGTAAGATCTTCTTGGAAATAGTCATACGAAATTGCCTCATTTTGTGTCAATGGTTAGATCTGCAGCATTAGCAGATccatagtatattttttttatagactTAAGTTTCCTATATCGATAGTTGGAACGTAacctaaataatatataagatgaaTGGGGTTGAAAAAGTATAATCTATATACAGAAAGCAGGTTTTGTCTCTAATAAATACATGTGTTTGATATGTAGGCGATGATAATGATTCTTGATTTCTTTCTAATACATGCGATGTTTTTTGTTCCTAGTAATCCCAAACTCCtttgaaaagaaacaaagtcCAATGCTTTTGTTAGCAAAAAGTTTGTGCCGAGTTGTGAACTGAACAGAAAATTTTCGCTGATTCGGTTAGTGAGTTGTAAATTCGGTTattgagtttaaaaaaaattcggCTAGTgtgatttgaaattttgatcACTTTATGCtcactaaaaatatttacaggagtgtaaaaaaaaagaaaatatttacagcaggaaaaaaattgagtttttgtttaaaaaaggCGTTTGactaattattttgaaaaatagaaatcGAACTAACCAACTGTCAAATTGATTAACCAGCTTTTTAGTCTACCAAGTTGAACCGAATTTATAACAAACTTGaaataagaaaaccaaaaaaaactggTTCGGTACAATTTGTTACAAAAACACTCAGACCGGACAGggaaaaacttgaaaaaaaacagatcacTTGAATCTTCTATAGACTCTACGCCATTCGACGAGGCGGAAGAGACAAGAGAGCACCAGGAATTTGGTTTCCCGGTGAATAAATCGGCTGTCTTGATCTGTTACGGACGCGACGGTGATTTGGGTTTGATGCTCTCACAAAGAGGTCCTCCACATTGTCTACGTGTTTGTACTTTGCTTTGCTGAGTTCCATAGAAATCTCAAATCTGTTGCGGATATCTTTGGATTAAACTCGAAATATACATTATGCATAAGCTGATTCCATATTGCTTAAACCTTTAGAATGAACGGTTTATAAATCAATAGGTCCTCGCCTGAATGAAAATGGGATATGGGATAAGGTTGATAGTTGGATGGAAAAGCTTTGCATAATTGAAGTGCCAGTGCCGTATTCTTAACTACCACTGGTTCTCTTTAGGCTATATCgtttaactgattttttaaacCTTGTTCTATTACCAGTCCTTAGTAGCAGACTAATGATACCATCAATGGCGCTAAGGTCCTGAATAAACTTTCAGTGGTAGCTGAATCCTAATAGTCCTGCCTTTTATTGGTTGATTTAGGCTCTGTGGCAATTTGTGTCTGCCCTATACCATGCCTTCTTTACCTTTTTGAAGTGAGAGATGCATGCCATGCTTATCTGTGATTCATTTTCCCATGCAGCATCTGCTTTCCTGTAGGAGGAATATTATGGGACAAAAAAAAGCATTCAATCCAACGCCAAATCTTGCAGAAGTGGAAGCCGTGTTTGATTCACCATTCTGAAGGTTCCTCTTGTTTTTCTTGCTTTATAGTTTGAAAGTCTTCATTTACTTCAAAACATCCATGATTCATGAATGAAAATATCCTGCACAGCATGAGAACCGAAGATCATTTTGTAGTTGACAAAATGTAATTCATTCATAAGAAAATGTTTTTGCTTGATCATGCattgtttaaaaattcaatggggcattccgagaattgaactcgggacctctcgcaccctaagcgagaatcataccactagaccaaatgcccTGATGTTGAACACTTGTGTTGAAAATGCTATAAAAGAAAACGTATTAAGTTGGTTTTAGTTCCCTTAGTTTGACTTTtccttaataaatatttcagtTGTCTTAGATCTGATCTGTGTGATCTTTTTCAAACCTAAGAGTTCAGGGAACAACCATCTTCATTTTCACTGGAAAGTGAATATTTAGTTCCCAAGTTATGTGAAAGCATTCCTAGTAGGCTAGTACTGAATGTATTCTGACCTTCAGAATATGTTGAAgcacatgttttattttttatgagcTTTCTTGCAAGGAATCCCCATGGTATTTAGGAAACAGAAATAAAGCCAGAAGGATGTATTGAACCTAATGCTTTGTTGTTGATGTAATTGAAGTGAAAAGCTTAACGGAAGGCTGTTTTCTAGATCCATCCTCTAAGTGCATAATTCTGCTCTTTGGTTTTTGAGAATCTAAACAGCCACTAAATAGGACCAGAGTCGTTTCTGCTCGTTGGTGCTTGAATGGTTTTTGTTTTGGATCTGGTTTTCCTAATGGCCCTTCACAACATAATCAATAACTGGAAAACAATGTCAATTGTCTTAGATGTGATGTATAAGGCATAGTTTATGGCCTTTGGATGTGAAATAGTCTGTTGACTTTTCGTTGCTCTCATACTCAGGATCTAGTTTAAGCTCAAAACTATGAATTTTATTACTGTGTCTCTAGGCTTTAGAACAAAATGCTTCAAAAATAGTTGATGGGGCATTCCGAGaatcgaactcgggacctctcgcacccaaagcgagaatcataccactagaccaaatgcccAACTGTTGATTTAACTCATTTAgcaactatttttaaaattcagttGACCTTTATCTTTTGTGTGTTTACTTGGGAATTTACCTTTTACCGCTTCTTGCAAATCATCATTCTTGTAGACTAAGGCAGCATTGCGTTATAGTTTGATGTTCTCTTGTTGGAATGGTTCAAGAAGAGTTTACTTTTGTGCAAATCTAAATCATCGGACCTGAAAGTCAAGGTATATCACACAATAAACTATAAGaaccaatattttaatatatcaaaatgcTGGTAATACATAGTAATACCCTAAAGATTTTTGATAATGACCTCGTCTAACTCCCACTTGACAACCCAAAACCTCGATAAAAAAACCCATATCTCTTGCAGATTTTCCATACGCTTGTAGTGATATGTTGTAGTGATGTTTGTAATTTACTGATGGTGAAATTCAAGGACTGGTCAAATTCTTAGTTTCACATGAACTTTTACAATATGCATATAGGAACgtattgtcaataacaaaaatttagCTGCATTTAGAAGTGTAAAAAGTCAAAGGGGCATTTCAGATATAAGGAGCTACCTACAGGATTTGGTTAATAATTATACACCAGACCAAATGTCCAGTTGTTGTGATTCTTTTATAAGAGAATGATTTTGCCTAGTCCTGTGATCTCTTGCACCCTATAGCTGAACTTTAGTTCACAGCAATTGTTCTGGAAACTAAGTTACTTCATTTCATTTGTATTTATTTGTCTCGCTGGAGCTTACATGTTTTCCTTTCCTGCAGTACACTGCTTGCTTTATCTAGTTGGAAATTATCAAGATGGGTGATGCTGTGCAAATCTGAATCATTTGACCTGAAACCCAAGGTATGTTGCGGTGATGTTGTCATTTACAGCTGGAGAAAACAAGGAAAATGATTAGTGAATTGCTGTCTTAAACGTGATCTTTGAAAATCTGAtaccaaaagaagaaaactaTCGGTGACATTAGATTGTTTTTTGTCATATGGATCAAATAAGGAGGAGAAAAGGAAAGAGATTGAGGAAAGAATTAGAGGGGATAACCAAGGATTCTAGCTATAACTACAATCAATAGTAGCATTGTACGGTttaatttctttctttattaGTTTAGTGTAATGTATCAAGTCCCTAAGTAtgagaaaaaatatatacaccTCAAACATTCTCATTCCTCAACGCCCTCTTAATTACAATCCCAAAGCATTATAGGGGGTTTCTTTACTACTCCATATAGTGTAATGTAAACTCtatatactctctctgttttatattaaatgttgttatagataaaattttcgttgcaaaataaatgGTAATTTAgcattttaatgtaaaatttattaactttatttttcattttatttttctattggttgacaTGTACGAATAATggtgttttatataaaaaatatacaaaattaaatgatttttcaaTCTACTTACACAAATTTAAAATGACACTTCAAATGAAATAGGAGGAATATTGGTTCTGTCACGGGAGATTTGTTTTACAATCTCAATCAAATAAACTTGAGAGAATGTTGTTAAAAATCATGTTTCTCGAAAACTTACCTTTCATACTTAGAAAATTGATactatttcataattaattCCACACATAAAATGTTTGTTCTAAAGTTCATTATACACGTGTTAGTTGACTGGTCACTGATTCTTAGGCTTTTGAAATACTACGTTTTTAGCATATTCCCAATATGATTAATTaacaaatctgttttttttttcttttgtcaaacttTTAAGAGAATGTGAATGAATTTTATGccatttatcaaatttttaaaatgtaacttTAGTGTAATGCAggattttttttcatataaatagttTTGTGCCATTTTTGTTGGATGTTGTTTGATCAGTAATGAGAACATCTTAGTTGTCGAAAATAGATCTCCTCAGTTTTATCCAGTGGCGGAGGAAGAATTTTGTGTTACCAGGGTCAATTTGTTAATATCCATATTTTATAGGGGTCAATGTGATACATTTTCAGTATTTCATCTGACTTTAAAAGGAAAATACAAgtaaatttcatttttagaaAATCCATATCGGTCATGTGACTCCTTGATTGTGGGCTACCTCCACCACTGGTTTTATCAATATAAGGTTATTTCATCTTATAAGTTTTTAGACATTTTCAAGCAAAATTAAAGAGAAACACTTTGCAATATCATTGAAAAGTTTTTATCATAAACATAGTTCTCAAGGATCAAACTatcaaaataaccaaaacatttttaattaaatagataaaatacattaatatccTATGATTAACTAATCTACACTTTTTGACAGTAACTAAtatagatttaaggtttagatttTGGGTTGAAATTTTGTGAGAGGAGTTGGGTTAAGATTTAATATCTAAGAtttaaattaagatttaaatttaaaataatagttaaaaaataagatttcaaaataaaatttcaaaagaacgaaaaacaatgaattttattttgaaatataattttaatattgaatAAGTGGTCTTAAGATTCAATATTAAAATGTAGTATtggataaaatattaaaatgtagttgacaaaaaaaatacattgtCCAAAATGTAAAAAGGGAtactcaaaatttttatttcatgtattctatttattgttgtttcattttccatatttatatttgtgtgtaCAGTGGTGGACGGAGGTTAAGACCAGTGGGGGCATGTGCCCCGGTCTAATTTTGATTTTTCCTTCATTAATTaatactaaattatataatatttaataattttataactatacaCAATGAAAATTTTTGATGTGACCCCGTCTAAATATAGGGCTAGATCCGCCCATATGTGTGTATATGAGTTTATAATTCACAAGCCTATTCTTGAATTTGCTTATTCACAAGCCTATTCTATTTTCATTTTacatagtatattttaatattacaaaatatgaaatactgtttttaaattttaatttatatctaaaattttagaaatatatattataatttgtttagGTCTTTTCTAGTGACTAGtgcaaattttaatttatatctaaaatattagaaatatatatatattataattgttaTAGGTCTTTTCTAGTGATTATTGTTGaggatttagtatttagagaTTGTGCATATGTGGGTGGGGTGTATAAATGGAATGACAGCTTGAACCATGTTCAATTTGGCAAACCATTTTACATCATATATAAAATGCAATGTTTGCactattatagttttattaaatagaatagactaaacaatgtttttttatattacaaaatGAAACAAGAATTGTGATGTCAATAGAGCTTATAATGAATATGTTTGTGGTAAATAAGTGGGAATTGGTTATTCTGCCATCTGCAGAGAACACATCCAAAAGAATTTAAGTAAAAATTGTAATCCAGACATTATTTAATGTCTTACGTATGCAAAGAACTCACAAATATACATTGAAGTATACCATACTAATTTCATTTGTATAAATTTAGTTACTTGATTGTATATATCTACTTGTATGTAACTCCTGTCCACGGCTACAACTAAAGACACCATTTACTCTCTCCATTTTAACTGATTACTTGCAAAAGGTAAGGGTATAATCAGTTTAATAGGAGagtaaatttaaaaacttaattatatcaaaatcaTTGTTATATTCTTAACTTTCCTTCCAAATTTGATTGTTTTTCTTGGTTGCAGTATTGCCATCCAATCCAACCCTATCTGTTAATGCTCGCATGAATAAGccaaattttattggtttagttGCAATATTGTCAAACTATACTTTAAGTTTggttaattatgatattataatatatgaaaatattataaagatgAATTTTACAGTCAACAGCATATACATCCTATGAGAATTTTCATTTGACTATACCATCTTTAGTCATTCTATAAGATCTACGCCAGCCGATACTCTTTACTCCATACTGAAACATCTTGTAACCATTTATTATACaatatgcataatttatattctttaaGATTTGAATTTCAAACTTTCGGTCTAGAACATTAATGAATTATTAGTCAAAATTTATGGGTTAAAAGGAATTTCACTTGCCATACTGTTTAGATATATAGTGAGATGAGTTATAAATTTAACTATTAATCTAAATctataaaactataatatacaGAAACAGACTCGGTCTTTTGAGACAGATATTTATTTCTAACTTTAAGGgggtttctatatatatatatatctgtacatgtgtaattaaaaaaaaatataattatatcaatactaatttgttttgaataattaaaatttaagatattaacagtcacaaaaaaaatcattttagatTTACTTCATGGTTggcaaatatttatttgatgATTTATTTTGTATGGATTTACGAAAAGATCAGGGCCAGCCAAAGAAACTGAACCAATCTATTGAAATTTTCCTGTAATAACAAGTAAAAATAGTGTCCAAAATCGAGATATGAGTAAACATGCAAAGTTATGGATAGAGCAACTGATgataataaacaaagataagGATAAACATGATAAATTGAAAGTGGGGGAGTTTGCATGTGATAGGAAATTAGGGTATTGAAGAGAACGCATGTTGGTGTATTTACTAATGTGAGCATTCAGTGAGACTACATAAAATGAGCGCAATTTTAGCTTACAAGTTACAACCTCTTTTCTTTAACCCATATCTCGTGCTGCCTCTCCGTGTACTGTTAATTAAATGCATCGCTCGTAACATATAATATAACGATATGCTATAGAaatgttataaactaaagaaaatgtggagagtgatttgtgagaaagttgtgtgtatttctcattagcaaacaccacaatatatagtggtttgatacaagggtttacaaatgctttacaaggaataaaatctacacattgattacattgactacattgatgtcatagagaagacttggtcatggtgatatctccaaggttgactgagtcttctgatctcggtccggtttgtagatgaaccgatgtagaccggatgtaaatctccttgcacttcctcttgtatatgttggacttgtatagtacttggttaagtacttggttatggtccatccacacaatggattttataacactcccccttggatgccataaccatatgagttcataatatgcttaatgttgcctcattaaaaccttactaggaaaacccattgggataaaaccatagttaaggaaaaagagtacaacacatactactccccctgatttgaacatcacttgctgaatagatgttcatggattctttacttgaacaatcttgtattgttgggcatatcatgtctcttagaatcctgatggtactttagaaaatataccactttgatatcgaccactttagtactttagataaaatgtactattttatgCTCTGGTCGTtttgattatggtccttgaccaaatcactcttatatgcctttccataatattggctggctagtactttagatcctttgtataatatggatcatcattatatcaagtatgagctacttagctctCTAGGACTTATGGATATGCCttagctttatgagtataatattatttgccataAACAACTTTAAACATAGGTCATGTCggttagatcatgatccttatTTACATATGTCCATAGATGATCTATGATTGATCTGAGACATTGTCAAtcttagtgtgccggcaattcgtacacatatatatatatatggacgattggactgatctaggccggacacggtcatgacatagaattgatctaattgatcctcaaatttatgtctaatgacattcatgatctacagctttatcatggaccaaatcttataatatggtcggacccgttgggtcgcatatggacgcataatgcggtcctacacctttttgttcaaagatgaactttgatctaatagcttatctttatgatagcttattcattcataccacagcttggttggttcatgctgagaattttgaccaaccataagtattaccaaaatttggctagtttgtggtgatggtctatttttgtttttttgtcaaacaactACTTGCATTAATACGGCCGGTCAAAGTTTAGTCACCAGCAACAAGACGAGCAAGGCCCGCGATCTCATTCACATCCTGCTCTTCACGGAGAGCTGAAATAAGGACTTGACTGTCCGAAAATATAAGCAGACTTTGGAGGTTGAAATCTCTGGCTTTGTTGAGTGCTTCCTTCACAGCTAGAGCCTCCGCCATAAGCGCTGAGCGTACATGGGATCGATGAGAGGAGCCGCGACCCAACACTTCGCCATCAGTATTTTTAATTATCCATCCCATACCACCTGAATTTGTACTCTCCTGCCAAGCACCATCACACCAACACGAGGGGGATCCTGATGGTCTTACCCGGGGCAGAGTCTGCTGTAACAGGGGTTTCTTCTTATTTTCGTTCGCTTCCTCCCATGCTTTAGCATCCACCACTGCTTTTGAAACGATCTCTGTAGTTGAGAACTCCTGTCCTTCGAAGATAAATTTATTTCTTGCTGTCCATAGGTTCCAAAGCAGCCACGGTATAAGCGGAGATGAGGCGAGTCCTGTTGGCGGTAGCGTGCCCTGTTTCACATGCTGTGATATCCAATCTCTGAGTTGGGTTTCAGGTGGCTCATTGATTACAGGAGGAGCCAGAGGTACTTTTGCCCAGAACTCAGTTGCAAAAGGGCAGGAGAGAAACACATGGGTTATGGTTTCCTGTTCTCCACATCTTTTGCAGCTTAGTTCTGTGAGTACTCCTCTGGTTGCTAACAATGTACCCACTGGGAGGGCGTTGTTCAGAGCTCTCCAAAGAAAGTGCTGCAGTTTTGGAGGTATGTGGAGCTTCCATACAaattttaaccaatcaaaagaGTTAGCGACTGGCGTGATCTTCTCTTCAAAGATCATTCTATACCCTGATTTCGCAGAGTATAATCCTGAAGGATCAGGTAGCCACACTTGTCTATCGGGTGTTTTATGAGAACTTGGGATAATGAGTCTGATGACATCCTCATACTGAGGTAAATGGAGTCTGATTTTCTCCAGGTCCCAGTCGTTGGTCTGAGCATTTAGGAGGTCCACTACCCGCAAATTTTGATTAGCTAGAGTAGGGGGGCCTATTGGAGCTTCTGGTTTCCAAGGGGAGAGCCAGCAGTCATCCCAAACCCTGATACTGTCTCCATTACCCACgtggtgatggtctataacctttctaaggtttaatgaataaccatttaacctattttaggctggttagtatatcacaaaaaaaaatttctctatggactgatttgaattgttcttatagaactttttcatttgcttacatgtagcaatttaattcagtccatggacagctttaggaaaatgctgttcatgagaacttcttttctcatcttatgattctgagctccgtatattttggtaaaccttttaggtaccaataatattatcatcatccagtgagtcatatataacatactacatcttttgaatttcttccagacattatatgtagtgacatatgtagtattatccaccactttggattatatagacctcccttggtctgtctcacggttttatccttctttcaggatttatctattcactgggcatcatatggcgtttacatattcatggccaattcaatacgcctttAATTTGTCActttagaaaccccacgtttctttctttattcattattttgagtactcttgcgtgggttcatgatcctcgattcattattcatgtgctacatattcgcgctttttcttatgaatgtattgtgtcgacacatttatatatatatggtttccttccagacatcaaataattcATTGAGATCTCATCATTATCAATGCCTTCAGTACCATGAGGCCCGGCGTCCCGAACCCCAAGTGTTGATACTGACTGCATAGCCATTTCGGCCTTGTCTGGAAAgtctatgacctcggtttctttttgcacctttctttaatttccgaggttccttttggaacatatattcggtcttatattagactctgtagcaacttggttgtgtctttaagacatcaaaaccgtgtggtgctaagctgggatgacatagtcattctttctcgggtcaatgtgtctggcattttattttgctatcattgtagcatatggacgtctataaatcttttctagtccgaggatctttgccaagacaatgatggttgataccattctttaccagcttactacttctcctttcaaatgttggatattgggattcataaaccctatgtaatccttgttccttggcctatgattaaatcacccattttggctcaaggtttcttttaaacttatggagaaagtatattcataatatatatccaacatatattcccaatcctccttatgagattctaagatcatatgatctttagatggcacatatatttgtggtggattcattcataatatcttaattcataatatcttaatatg
This genomic stretch from Raphanus sativus cultivar WK10039 chromosome 3, ASM80110v3, whole genome shotgun sequence harbors:
- the LOC108846272 gene encoding protein SPEAR2, translating into MCSNISSGSYGGDRDLQKQDEYFGSCPKKQKKDKVRRRGPGVAELEKIRLEEENKSPSLVTQHSSSSSLSLPRTEHTLFLPPPPPPPTQLPSPLFYTTIPIFRPPPATVMPPNFALPLWSYFANGSFPMDMIPPAPVFQRKQYCLNDQTMNLANPSPGRGGLYQFIEPPSNQRSCVDNVSQFLEEKQKMVMSAKRPWNFLTDTTTKASVGPTSRESKHNRLLDMRLTSPVQNSGTTICNPISVDSPASITRDFNVQCEQQQQQQQQGFDENMQLRSKKTFYSFIPSNDQSNVDQEQLACEPHESSTDHGIDLSLKL